In Deinococcus puniceus, one genomic interval encodes:
- a CDS encoding sensor histidine kinase, whose protein sequence is MTAPPPPVSSPAPRRGVLADVLDPHAFRVALYVLLALPAGGLVVLLLTVGVVGGVLTLALVVGAALLLGALWLVGGLADVQRVLAGLLGVSFVRAGPPPAYTGVWPWVRATLSDPATYRALLFHVVQFPLAALCWVVLGTLLALTLGALASPLWWLYPPLFPLVWRDSTVTPGLPVVAGLLVLGFGSLLVLGGVLNLMGRMWTRLTLALLGGDMGYEAARREVMALRRAAGRVALGDDLDATLADLAVQARLASTAQAVALLAPDGTSRASSGTAPAEWFQEFGSARPDQSATVPQGEADVRYTAGGATLVSFPVSLPPSAEVLDGGTLRAVYTPGMRPGPDELAFLLSIADHAGTALHAAQLIERAGTRAGEQERARLARELHDSVAQALYGITLGAKTARATLDRDTEKARASLDYTIRLAEGGVSEMKALLFSLRPDALEEGGLVAALTGHAQAMEARHGLTVFADLPAEPHLTPDAQAAAYRVAQEALHNVVKHARAHQVWLSVAQAGGWVTLTVRDDGRGFDPEQQGRGTLGQRSMRERAAGAGGTLEVRSVQATELGTESGTTVTLRLPAAPAEPQAAALATGAQS, encoded by the coding sequence ATGACCGCCCCGCCCCCCCCCGTCTCCTCCCCTGCCCCCCGGCGCGGCGTGCTGGCCGATGTCCTTGACCCCCACGCCTTCCGGGTGGCGCTGTACGTGTTGCTGGCGCTTCCGGCGGGCGGCTTGGTGGTGCTGCTGCTGACGGTGGGCGTGGTGGGCGGTGTCCTGACGTTGGCGTTGGTGGTGGGCGCGGCCCTACTGCTGGGTGCCTTATGGCTGGTGGGCGGGCTGGCCGACGTGCAGCGCGTGCTGGCCGGACTGTTGGGCGTGTCTTTCGTGCGGGCGGGGCCGCCCCCGGCCTATACGGGCGTGTGGCCGTGGGTGCGGGCCACCCTGTCCGACCCGGCCACCTACCGGGCGCTGCTGTTTCATGTGGTGCAGTTTCCGCTGGCGGCGCTGTGCTGGGTGGTGCTGGGCACGCTGCTGGCGCTTACGCTGGGCGCTCTGGCCTCGCCGCTCTGGTGGCTGTATCCGCCGCTGTTTCCGCTGGTCTGGAGAGATTCCACCGTCACGCCGGGGTTGCCGGTGGTGGCTGGGCTGCTGGTGCTGGGCTTCGGTAGCCTGTTGGTGCTGGGCGGCGTGCTGAACCTGATGGGCCGGATGTGGACGCGCCTCACGTTGGCCCTCTTGGGCGGCGACATGGGCTACGAGGCGGCGCGGCGAGAAGTGATGGCCCTTCGGCGGGCGGCGGGCCGGGTGGCGCTGGGCGACGACCTGGACGCGACTCTGGCTGATCTGGCCGTACAGGCGCGGCTGGCGAGTACCGCACAGGCCGTGGCGCTCTTGGCCCCTGACGGTACTTCTCGGGCATCTAGTGGCACGGCCCCCGCAGAGTGGTTTCAGGAGTTTGGGTCAGCTCGGCCTGATCAGTCCGCCACCGTACCGCAAGGCGAGGCCGACGTGCGCTACACGGCAGGCGGGGCCACTCTGGTGTCTTTTCCGGTGTCTTTGCCCCCCTCTGCCGAGGTGCTGGACGGCGGCACCCTGCGGGCCGTGTACACCCCCGGCATGCGCCCCGGCCCCGACGAACTGGCCTTCCTCCTCTCTATTGCCGACCACGCCGGAACTGCCCTGCACGCCGCACAACTCATAGAGCGGGCAGGCACGCGGGCCGGAGAACAGGAACGCGCCCGGCTGGCCCGCGAACTGCACGACAGCGTGGCTCAGGCGCTGTACGGCATCACGCTGGGGGCCAAAACGGCCCGCGCCACCCTCGACCGAGACACCGAAAAAGCTCGCGCCAGCCTCGATTACACCATCCGGCTGGCCGAGGGCGGCGTGTCGGAGATGAAAGCCCTGCTGTTCAGCCTGCGCCCCGACGCACTGGAAGAAGGTGGACTGGTGGCCGCCCTGACCGGACACGCACAGGCGATGGAAGCGCGGCACGGCCTGACCGTGTTTGCCGACCTGCCCGCCGAACCGCACCTGACCCCTGACGCTCAGGCCGCCGCCTACCGCGTGGCGCAGGAAGCCCTGCACAACGTGGTCAAGCACGCCCGCGCCCATCAGGTGTGGCTGAGTGTGGCGCAGGCGGGCGGCTGGGTCACGCTGACCGTGCGCGACGATGGGCGCGGTTTCGACCCAGAACAACAGGGCCGGGGCACTTTGGGCCAGCGCAGTATGCGCGAGCGGGCGGCGGGCGCGGGCGGTACGCTGGAGGTGCGGAGTGTGCAGGCCACAGAGTTGGGAACAGAATCGGGAACGACGGTAACGCTGCGCCTGCCTGCTGCCCCCGCCGAACCGCAAGCCGCCGCCCTGGCTACCGGAGCGCAGTCATGA
- a CDS encoding NUDIX hydrolase produces the protein MSHLSRTLPIKRAAHVYLVREGQLLLVEERMDDGSIFYGLPGGKAQAGETLAAAAVRQVLVETGLTVTDLMFVSLLEGELLTGTRNECYATFARFTAEFHGELDPTDPEVVGVKWVPFEMVEALVRYGPPPEVEERNPLIWLPTQDFLRGKIRSYYSI, from the coding sequence ATGAGTCACCTCTCGCGCACCCTGCCCATCAAGCGCGCCGCGCACGTCTATCTGGTGCGCGAAGGCCAGTTGCTGTTGGTCGAAGAACGGATGGACGACGGCAGCATTTTTTACGGACTTCCGGGCGGCAAAGCGCAGGCGGGCGAAACGTTGGCCGCCGCTGCCGTGCGTCAGGTATTGGTCGAAACGGGCCTGACCGTCACCGATCTGATGTTTGTCAGCCTGCTGGAAGGCGAACTGCTGACCGGCACACGCAACGAGTGTTACGCCACCTTTGCCCGCTTTACCGCCGAGTTTCACGGGGAACTTGACCCCACCGACCCCGAAGTGGTGGGCGTCAAATGGGTGCCTTTCGAGATGGTCGAAGCGTTGGTGCGCTACGGCCCGCCACCTGAAGTGGAGGAGCGCAATCCGCTGATCTGGCTGCCTACCCAAGACTTCCTGCGCGGCAAAATCCGCAGCTACTACTCCATCTGA
- a CDS encoding response regulator, which yields MTQHPTPDAAPTSNRSVRVLLVDDHAVVRQGLRLFLGLDPLIDVVGEAANGEEALAEAARLRPDVVVMDLMMPVMDGITATRLLRRQLPDTEVIALTSTLEEHKVNGAIDAGAMGYMLKDASSDTLAEAIHAAARGEVRLHPEAARRLVRDFRSPEMRENLTPKEVIVLQLIAHGHSNRDIAQDQGVAEATVKTHVSRLLGKLGLESRTQAALYALRHGLATLDEG from the coding sequence ATGACCCAGCACCCAACGCCCGACGCCGCTCCCACCTCTAACCGTAGCGTGCGGGTGCTGCTCGTAGACGATCATGCGGTGGTGCGCCAAGGCCTGCGCCTGTTTCTGGGCCTAGACCCGCTGATAGACGTGGTGGGCGAGGCCGCCAACGGCGAAGAAGCCCTTGCGGAAGCCGCCCGCCTGCGCCCCGATGTGGTGGTGATGGACTTGATGATGCCCGTGATGGACGGCATTACCGCCACGCGCCTGCTGCGCCGCCAACTGCCCGACACCGAAGTGATTGCCCTGACCAGCACGCTGGAAGAACATAAAGTGAACGGCGCGATTGATGCCGGAGCGATGGGCTACATGCTCAAGGACGCCAGTAGCGATACGCTGGCCGAAGCCATTCACGCCGCCGCACGCGGGGAAGTGAGATTGCACCCGGAAGCCGCCCGCCGCTTGGTGCGCGATTTCCGCTCGCCCGAAATGCGAGAAAACCTGACGCCCAAAGAAGTGATCGTGCTGCAACTGATCGCGCACGGCCACTCCAACCGCGACATTGCCCAAGATCAGGGCGTGGCAGAGGCCACCGTGAAAACCCATGTCAGCCGCTTGCTGGGCAAACTGGGCCTAGAAAGCCGTACCCAAGCCGCCCTGTACGCGCTGCGGCACGGGCTGGCTACGTTGGATGAGGGTTGA
- a CDS encoding BON domain-containing protein — translation MWPFGKSTADRVKDALNAQPQLKDLGLQVTESRGNVTVSGMVPNDRYGRLVSVVAEGINGVKSVDVSGLVAEETTPVAASAPAQPAPGAPTPTISAPNIGTPAAAPKKAASPSIEAELKEAEDNSKIAKAVHSALKNNGELKDDPIDVLQSGKSIILRGVVDNDHEQRLAEQLARAVPGVAAVDVSGLKVAAGAKELTKEKDEDSGDTVYTVKPGDTLGEIAQKYYGNAGEYKKIAHYNNISNPDLIKVGQKLRIPS, via the coding sequence ATGTGGCCCTTTGGAAAGAGCACCGCCGACAGAGTGAAAGACGCCCTCAACGCCCAGCCTCAGCTCAAAGACTTGGGCCTTCAGGTCACTGAAAGTCGTGGCAACGTGACGGTCAGCGGCATGGTTCCCAATGACCGATACGGCAGATTGGTCAGCGTCGTCGCCGAGGGCATCAACGGCGTCAAGAGCGTGGACGTGAGCGGTCTGGTGGCCGAGGAAACCACCCCCGTTGCCGCCAGCGCCCCAGCCCAGCCCGCCCCCGGCGCACCCACGCCCACTATTTCTGCGCCCAACATCGGTACGCCCGCCGCCGCGCCCAAAAAAGCCGCCAGCCCCAGCATCGAGGCGGAACTGAAGGAAGCCGAGGACAACAGCAAGATCGCCAAGGCCGTTCACAGCGCCCTCAAGAACAATGGCGAACTGAAAGACGACCCGATTGATGTGCTGCAAAGCGGCAAGAGCATCATCTTGCGCGGCGTCGTGGACAACGACCACGAGCAGCGGTTGGCCGAGCAGTTGGCCCGCGCCGTGCCCGGTGTGGCCGCTGTAGACGTGAGCGGCTTGAAAGTCGCCGCCGGAGCCAAAGAACTCACCAAAGAAAAAGACGAAGACAGCGGCGACACCGTGTATACCGTGAAGCCTGGCGACACCTTGGGCGAAATTGCCCAGAAGTACTACGGCAATGCGGGCGAGTACAAAAAGATTGCCCATTACAACAACATCAGCAACCCTGACCTGATCAAAGTGGGCCAGAAACTGCGTATCCCTAGCTAA
- a CDS encoding chlorite dismutase family protein, with translation MMVDLDPSGQVTGREPDRANRQFLNYAFFKLDPAFRRLPHAEREELKAEFLAAAQGWTEDAPAPKGLIQRPYSLVGVRADVDFMLWRIAFDVREFQEAQGRLNRTRLMGYLTQPYNFVSMNKRSQYANRVDGSGHGLEILPGQGQYLFIYPFVKTRAWYDLTPHSRQGMMDEHIHASVPFKGVRINTSYSYGIDDQEFVVSFDSDHPQEFVDLVHRLRYTQASLYTLTDTPMFTCVKKDLAGVLDDLG, from the coding sequence ATGATGGTTGACCTCGACCCCAGCGGCCAAGTGACCGGGCGCGAGCCTGACCGGGCCAACCGCCAATTTTTGAATTATGCCTTCTTCAAGCTTGATCCTGCTTTTCGCCGCTTGCCGCACGCCGAACGCGAGGAATTGAAGGCCGAGTTCTTGGCCGCCGCGCAGGGCTGGACAGAAGACGCGCCCGCCCCCAAAGGCCTGATTCAGCGCCCGTACTCGCTGGTGGGCGTGCGGGCCGATGTGGATTTCATGCTGTGGCGCATTGCCTTCGATGTGCGCGAGTTTCAGGAAGCGCAGGGCCGCCTGAACCGCACCCGGCTGATGGGTTACCTGACGCAGCCGTACAATTTTGTGAGCATGAACAAGCGCAGCCAGTACGCCAACCGCGTAGACGGCAGCGGGCACGGGCTGGAAATCTTGCCGGGGCAGGGGCAATACCTGTTCATCTACCCGTTCGTGAAAACGCGGGCGTGGTACGACCTGACGCCGCACAGCCGCCAAGGCATGATGGACGAGCATATTCACGCCTCGGTGCCGTTTAAGGGCGTGCGGATCAATACCAGCTACAGCTACGGCATAGACGATCAGGAGTTCGTGGTGAGCTTCGATTCCGACCACCCGCAGGAATTCGTAGATTTGGTTCACCGCCTGCGCTACACGCAAGCCAGCCTGTACACCCTGACCGACACGCCTATGTTTACGTGCGTGAAAAAAGATTTGGCAGGTGTGCTGGACGATCTGGGCTGA
- a CDS encoding M1 family metallopeptidase, with translation MVSLLLCGGRGEAQVVPALPPTPLLQPLPSTQNIGDSIFPKLGQAGLDVLNYDLALTVARPGTPQIQAEVTLLLTATRPLPQIRLDVVGPTVSSVRWNGRAVPFRTDSNAQKLLVSLPAPLLPGVRGNLTVRYAGTPGTVRDPDFNFPVNLGWQSVPAEGATAGANFTLSEPNGTRTFLPSNDHPSDKATFTTRITVPVGFIGAASGVQVAQTGVSGGPQTFVFSQAQPIPTYALAIHVNKFERVESPAVPVGVGGSPVQRRDYFPLGTPQPTRDAYIRTAEMMRVLSDWFGPYPFSAYGVAVVTPPLPALETATLSTMPVSSSREPVALHELAHQWFGNDISPADWSDVWLNEGFATYAELLWAEAQGEDGQEMAARWWNSLDRGGTRPLVARRAEQLFDLSAYRRGALALHALRVAIGDDSFRTFVQTYAARYSGGTVRTADLLALARTQTGSAGEAALRLWIESPTLPPLPVVP, from the coding sequence TTGGTCAGCCTACTGCTGTGCGGCGGCAGGGGAGAGGCACAGGTGGTTCCGGCCCTGCCGCCCACCCCACTGCTGCAACCACTGCCCAGCACGCAGAATATTGGCGATTCTATTTTCCCCAAATTGGGGCAGGCGGGGCTGGACGTGTTGAATTATGATTTGGCCCTCACGGTGGCCCGCCCCGGCACGCCGCAGATACAGGCAGAAGTGACGCTGCTGCTGACCGCCACGCGCCCACTGCCGCAAATTCGGCTGGATGTTGTTGGCCCCACCGTATCGTCGGTGCGCTGGAATGGCCGCGCCGTGCCGTTTCGCACCGACAGCAACGCACAAAAGTTGCTGGTGTCGCTGCCCGCGCCGCTGCTGCCGGGAGTCCGGGGCAATCTGACGGTCAGGTATGCGGGCACGCCCGGCACTGTCCGTGACCCCGATTTTAATTTTCCGGTGAATCTGGGCTGGCAAAGTGTGCCCGCAGAGGGGGCGACAGCCGGAGCAAACTTCACGCTCAGCGAACCCAACGGCACGCGCACCTTCTTACCCAGCAACGATCATCCTTCCGACAAGGCCACGTTTACCACACGCATCACGGTTCCGGTAGGCTTTATTGGGGCGGCCAGTGGCGTACAGGTGGCCCAGACGGGCGTAAGCGGCGGCCCCCAAACCTTCGTGTTCTCGCAGGCCCAGCCGATCCCCACCTATGCCCTTGCCATCCATGTCAACAAGTTCGAGCGTGTGGAGTCGCCCGCCGTGCCTGTGGGGGTGGGCGGCTCCCCCGTGCAGCGCCGCGATTATTTTCCTCTTGGTACCCCGCAGCCTACCCGCGACGCCTACATCCGTACCGCCGAAATGATGCGCGTGCTGTCGGATTGGTTCGGGCCGTATCCCTTCAGCGCTTACGGGGTGGCAGTGGTCACGCCTCCGTTGCCCGCTCTGGAAACGGCCACGCTGTCTACCATGCCCGTATCTTCCAGCCGTGAACCGGTAGCCCTGCACGAACTGGCGCACCAATGGTTCGGCAACGACATCAGCCCCGCCGATTGGTCAGACGTGTGGCTGAATGAGGGCTTTGCCACCTACGCCGAGCTGCTGTGGGCCGAGGCGCAGGGCGAAGACGGACAGGAAATGGCCGCCCGCTGGTGGAACTCGCTAGACCGGGGCGGCACGCGTCCACTGGTGGCCCGCCGCGCGGAACAGCTCTTTGATCTCAGCGCCTACCGCCGGGGCGCACTGGCCCTGCACGCCCTGCGTGTGGCTATCGGAGACGACAGTTTCCGAACTTTTGTGCAGACCTACGCGGCCCGCTACAGCGGCGGCACGGTCAGAACCGCAGATCTGTTGGCGCTGGCCCGCACCCAAACCGGGTCAGCGGGTGAGGCGGCCTTGAGACTTTGGATAGAATCTCCCACTCTGCCCCCATTACCTGTCGTTCCCTGA
- a CDS encoding acetoacetate decarboxylase family protein, whose protein sequence is MPTDTVPIHCAPPPWTLHGRGLVALYRQPATWGALMLLRYTDSPVGPYDELLWATAPHSSPAGPRPQVRQIVVSSEASVRWGRRNWGIPKGLARFEWQEEGQTTQVRISAPDGQLLAHLAYQTRGSSLPVSTTPVPAQFRTLAQPALDGETGWLLTPVSAVGKVQPARLTVLDAAGFHAPLTQLRPRLTLAVPQLRLTFPVPDKVGDVALE, encoded by the coding sequence GTGCCCACCGACACCGTGCCCATCCACTGTGCCCCGCCGCCTTGGACACTGCACGGGCGCGGCCTAGTTGCGCTGTACCGCCAACCTGCCACGTGGGGGGCGCTGATGCTGCTGCGCTACACCGATTCTCCGGTGGGGCCATACGACGAACTGTTGTGGGCAACCGCGCCCCATTCGTCGCCCGCTGGCCCGCGTCCACAGGTGCGCCAGATTGTGGTGAGCAGTGAAGCCAGCGTGCGCTGGGGCCGCCGCAACTGGGGCATTCCCAAAGGGTTGGCGCGATTCGAATGGCAGGAGGAAGGACAGACAACACAAGTCCGAATTTCTGCACCAGACGGACAACTGTTGGCACACTTGGCCTACCAGACGCGGGGAAGCTCGCTGCCCGTTTCCACTACACCTGTGCCCGCCCAGTTCCGCACGCTGGCCCAACCTGCATTAGACGGCGAAACTGGCTGGCTCCTGACCCCCGTGAGCGCTGTGGGCAAGGTACAACCCGCCCGCCTGACCGTGCTGGACGCCGCCGGATTCCACGCGCCACTTACGCAGCTTCGGCCCCGGCTGACGCTGGCTGTGCCGCAGCTTCGGCTTACGTTTCCAGTGCCGGATAAAGTTGGCGATGTGGCGCTTGAGTGA
- a CDS encoding DUF4097 family beta strand repeat-containing protein → MTRTPPRPHFNQRPSNQTGQPIPPVLARMALGLGLAVLGGTLAWNTVTVRPTPGLRGNLTPVNVSQDGLAAAAVRLEGDRTDLRLDALAPGSADLLGGTATHRTRNPVSVDTSRAGGTLGATGLKGATMTAAVTLNVQPLQRGVTVTGGPEPLQHRLDLRLSRGLPITLTTRTVSGDQTLDLSALRLRALTTRTTFGKLNITLPARQSGPLSIVSAAGSITVLAPTGAAPEALRVNADGGTLALNLGAARVQTLSVGASGGNVRLTLPQSGRSSVNAGRGNVTVTVRPGTRGSLDIRAGAGRVLLRVPQALSLRVRFTDRDPLVLPLPAPALPEASAQAAELVGETVLPETVLPETPPPFIPPALDVFVDAPATAFALAYTDAASPYDAAPTPTPDTSPTDTSTSDSTSDPRRNP, encoded by the coding sequence ATGACCCGCACCCCACCTCGGCCCCACTTTAACCAACGTCCCTCCAACCAGACCGGACAGCCCATTCCCCCCGTTCTGGCGCGGATGGCGCTGGGGCTGGGGCTGGCGGTGTTGGGCGGCACGCTGGCTTGGAACACGGTCACGGTGCGGCCTACACCCGGCCTACGCGGCAATCTCACGCCCGTCAATGTCTCTCAGGATGGGCTGGCGGCGGCGGCAGTGCGGCTGGAAGGAGACCGAACCGACCTGCGCCTAGACGCGTTGGCCCCCGGCAGCGCCGATTTGTTGGGCGGAACCGCTACGCACCGCACCCGCAACCCGGTCAGCGTAGACACGAGCCGCGCGGGCGGCACTTTGGGAGCCACTGGCCTGAAGGGAGCCACCATGACCGCCGCCGTAACGCTGAACGTGCAGCCGCTTCAGCGGGGCGTGACCGTGACCGGGGGGCCAGAGCCGCTGCAACACCGCCTAGACCTGCGCCTGAGCCGGGGCCTGCCGATTACCCTGACCACCCGCACCGTTTCGGGCGACCAAACCCTTGACCTCAGCGCCCTGCGGCTGCGTGCCCTGACCACCCGCACCACTTTCGGCAAGCTGAACATTACGTTGCCAGCGCGGCAAAGTGGCCCGCTGTCTATCGTGAGTGCCGCCGGAAGCATTACCGTGCTGGCCCCCACCGGAGCCGCCCCCGAAGCCCTGCGCGTGAACGCCGACGGCGGCACTCTGGCTCTGAACTTGGGTGCGGCGCGGGTGCAGACGCTGAGTGTGGGCGCGTCGGGCGGCAACGTGCGCCTGACTTTGCCGCAATCGGGCCGCAGCAGCGTGAACGCGGGGCGGGGCAATGTGACGGTTACCGTGCGCCCCGGCACACGCGGTAGCCTCGATATTCGGGCGGGGGCGGGCCGGGTGCTGCTGCGCGTGCCGCAGGCCCTCAGCCTGCGCGTGCGCTTTACAGACCGTGACCCGCTGGTGCTGCCCCTGCCCGCGCCCGCTTTGCCAGAGGCCTCGGCGCAAGCAGCAGAGTTGGTAGGGGAGACGGTGCTTCCTGAAACCGTTCTCCCAGAAACGCCCCCGCCTTTCATTCCCCCCGCGCTGGACGTGTTCGTAGACGCACCCGCCACAGCTTTTGCGCTGGCCTACACCGACGCCGCCTCTCCCTATGATGCTGCTCCGACGCCTACGCCCGACACCTCGCCTACTGACACTTCCACATCTGACAGCACATCTGACCCCCGGAGGAATCCATGA
- a CDS encoding indolepyruvate ferredoxin oxidoreductase subunit alpha, producing the protein MAWAGYTRQAAGMTPSATFVITSPCIGVKDAACTEVCPVECIYDAGDQFVIHPEECIICGACVSACPVSAIFEDVDVPADQYSFIARNRAHFSL; encoded by the coding sequence ATGGCGTGGGCTGGCTACACTCGCCAAGCTGCGGGCATGACACCTAGCGCGACGTTCGTCATCACCAGCCCCTGCATCGGCGTCAAGGACGCGGCCTGCACCGAAGTTTGTCCCGTCGAATGTATCTACGACGCCGGGGATCAGTTCGTCATTCATCCCGAAGAATGCATTATTTGCGGCGCGTGTGTGTCTGCCTGCCCCGTCAGCGCCATTTTTGAAGACGTAGATGTGCCCGCCGACCAGTACAGCTTTATCGCCCGCAACCGCGCCCATTTTTCCCTCTGA
- a CDS encoding VOC family protein: protein MLKHVSFLTRDLPATLAFYTHLGGVIEKNLTTAEGHRRAVVRLGGGLLQFFQIKGETPAPHSHWAEHIALHVPDLRGLLPVLRASGVVVTRDLQPSPSGRDMAFVEDPDGRQVELLQADG from the coding sequence ATGCTGAAACACGTTTCCTTCCTGACCCGCGACTTGCCCGCCACACTCGCCTTTTATACACATCTAGGCGGCGTAATCGAAAAGAACCTGACCACCGCAGAAGGCCACCGCCGCGCTGTGGTGCGCTTGGGCGGCGGCCTCTTGCAATTTTTTCAGATAAAGGGCGAAACTCCCGCGCCGCATTCCCACTGGGCCGAACATATTGCCCTGCATGTGCCCGATTTGCGGGGGCTGCTGCCTGTGCTGCGGGCATCGGGCGTGGTGGTGACGCGGGACTTGCAACCCAGCCCCAGCGGGCGCGACATGGCTTTTGTAGAAGACCCCGATGGGCGGCAAGTAGAATTACTTCAGGCCGATGGTTGA
- a CDS encoding DUF3995 domain-containing protein: MSDKLPAPAVVRLASAGAALITGVISALHVYWAAGGRAGLSAALPQHTTGKPMFLPSPAATLVVAAGLAGMSGAAVLSQSQSAARLRWPLRLIAGVFLLRAVGDGRSVGLTRQPSDTQFARMDARFYTPLCSLLAALYGVLGFSQAQQAD; encoded by the coding sequence ATGTCAGACAAACTCCCGGCCCCCGCTGTTGTGCGCTTAGCCTCTGCTGGGGCCGCTCTCATTACGGGGGTCATCTCTGCCTTGCATGTGTACTGGGCTGCTGGGGGCCGCGCCGGACTGAGTGCTGCCCTGCCTCAACACACAACGGGCAAGCCCATGTTTTTACCCTCACCAGCCGCAACACTGGTGGTTGCCGCAGGTTTGGCAGGCATGAGCGGCGCAGCCGTGCTCTCTCAATCCCAGAGTGCAGCCCGATTGCGCTGGCCTCTGCGCCTGATTGCGGGTGTGTTTTTGCTGCGTGCTGTAGGCGATGGCCGCAGCGTGGGTCTGACCCGGCAGCCCTCAGACACTCAGTTTGCCCGCATGGACGCCCGGTTCTATACGCCGCTATGTTCGCTGCTGGCCGCGCTGTATGGTGTTTTAGGGTTCAGCCAAGCTCAGCAAGCTGATTGA
- a CDS encoding Crp/Fnr family transcriptional regulator gives MDIPALLRLTPLFSEASAEALKPLAQVARVLDVAAGTVLAWQGDTADCLFIVQSGAVHASSIAAGGRELTLFVAGARQVAGGSEVFLDSAPHAATLTTLTPTRVLTLPASAVRRTVFASPDLSRALVAHLARREAELMARMQRLVLTELGARLAAYLLEHARPGGFPLPTNSTLAAELGSVPEVVSRKLGEFYRLGLISLERRTVRVTDAARLRDIVG, from the coding sequence ATGGATATTCCCGCCCTCCTGCGTCTGACCCCGCTGTTTTCAGAGGCGTCGGCAGAGGCGCTGAAGCCACTGGCGCAGGTGGCCCGCGTGTTGGACGTGGCGGCGGGAACGGTGCTGGCGTGGCAAGGCGACACTGCCGACTGCCTGTTTATAGTGCAGTCCGGCGCGGTTCATGCGTCCAGCATTGCGGCGGGGGGCCGGGAACTGACCCTGTTCGTGGCGGGGGCGCGGCAAGTGGCGGGCGGCAGCGAGGTGTTTCTGGACTCTGCACCGCACGCAGCGACCCTGACTACGCTGACGCCTACGCGGGTGCTGACGTTGCCCGCCTCCGCAGTACGGCGCACCGTGTTTGCTTCCCCCGACCTCTCGCGGGCGTTGGTGGCGCACTTGGCCCGCCGCGAAGCCGAGCTGATGGCGCGAATGCAGCGGCTGGTGCTGACCGAACTGGGTGCACGTTTGGCCGCGTATTTGCTGGAGCATGCCCGACCCGGCGGTTTTCCTCTGCCCACCAACAGCACTCTGGCCGCCGAACTGGGCAGCGTCCCCGAAGTGGTCAGCCGCAAGCTGGGCGAGTTCTACCGCTTGGGCCTGATTTCGCTGGAACGCCGAACCGTGCGCGTAACGGACGCGGCGCGGCTGCGGGACATCGTGGGGTGA
- a CDS encoding aldo/keto reductase, with protein MEYRKLLGTDLTLSAVGFGVWTVGTTWWGVKDEDVGVRLLRRAFELGITFYDNADTYASGRAEELQRKALGDVRDHLIIGTKFGYDIYNNPERPGQQERPHDWTPAYLRKALEGSLTRLGTDRIDYYQLHNPRLDAIAPGSAQSDDLFAELEALKAEGLIRAYGTALGPALNERQIEEGIASVQGRRAPTQIIYNLLEQVLGEQILPVAEAEGVGVMARVPHASGLLEGYMTLDTTFEPGDHRNWRMTTNEKRKAWMEDGLKKVEQLQTEFVQGRTIGQLALQFALRSPAMASVIPNIYDEKGLEEYAAAPNAAELTDAEYAGIQALYAANFGLNTNLIGEVVR; from the coding sequence ATGGAATACAGGAAGCTTTTGGGCACCGACCTGACCCTCAGCGCCGTCGGGTTTGGCGTGTGGACAGTGGGAACGACGTGGTGGGGCGTGAAAGACGAAGACGTGGGCGTGCGGTTGCTGCGCCGCGCCTTCGAACTGGGCATCACCTTTTACGACAATGCCGACACCTACGCCTCGGGCCGCGCTGAGGAATTGCAGCGGAAAGCGCTGGGCGACGTGCGCGATCACCTGATCATCGGCACCAAGTTCGGCTACGACATCTACAACAACCCCGAACGCCCCGGCCAGCAGGAGCGCCCGCACGACTGGACGCCCGCCTACCTGCGAAAGGCGCTGGAAGGCAGCCTGACCCGCCTCGGCACAGACCGCATCGATTACTACCAGTTGCACAACCCGCGCCTAGACGCGATTGCCCCCGGCTCCGCGCAGAGTGACGATCTGTTTGCCGAACTGGAAGCCCTGAAAGCCGAAGGGCTGATTCGGGCGTATGGCACGGCGCTGGGGCCAGCCCTGAACGAGCGCCAGATTGAGGAAGGCATTGCCAGTGTGCAAGGTCGCCGCGCCCCCACCCAGATTATTTACAACCTGCTGGAGCAAGTACTGGGCGAGCAAATCCTGCCTGTGGCCGAGGCCGAGGGCGTGGGCGTGATGGCCCGCGTGCCGCACGCATCGGGGCTGCTGGAAGGCTATATGACGCTGGACACCACCTTTGAACCCGGTGACCACCGCAACTGGCGTATGACCACCAACGAGAAGCGCAAAGCGTGGATGGAAGACGGCCTGAAGAAGGTAGAGCAGTTGCAGACCGAGTTTGTACAGGGCCGCACGATTGGGCAACTGGCGCTACAGTTCGCCCTGCGTTCGCCCGCGATGGCGTCGGTGATTCCCAATATCTACGACGAAAAAGGGCTGGAAGAATACGCTGCCGCCCCGAATGCCGCCGAGCTGACCGACGCTGAATATGCAGGCATTCAAGCCCTGTACGCCGCCAACTTTGGCCTGAACACCAACTTGATTGGGGAGGTTGTCCGATGA